The Amycolatopsis sp. DG1A-15b genome contains the following window.
CGGCGATGCCGTGCGGGAACCGCCGCGGATCCGCCCGCAACGCGCCGTCGGCGGCCCGGGTGGGCGCCTGCCAGCAGTCGTCGACGACGACGTACTTGTAGCCCGCGTCACGCAGGCCGGTGCCGGCGAGCGCGTCGGCCGCCTGCTTCACGACGTCCTCGGTGAGGTCGTAGCAGCGGACCTGGTTCCAGCTGTTCCAGCCCATCGGCGGGGTGCCGGCCAGGCCGTTCGCCAGCGCGGGCGAGGCGACGGGCAGGCTCAACAGCCAGGTCAGCACGACGAGCAGGAGCACGAGCCCGGTGCTCCCGGTACTGGCGTTCCGGTTCGCGGCGATGGCGTGATCCAATCGCACGGGAAGTGAAACCGCGGTCACCCCGGAGGCGGCATGCCGATCTACGCACTCGGTTCGCTCGAGCCGACGATCCACCCGGACGCCTACGTCCACCCCGACGCGACGGTGATCGGTGACGTCCGGATCGGCGCGCACGCGTCGGTGTGGCCGCAGACGGTCCTGCGCGGCGACCACGGGTACATCGAGATCGGCGAGCGTTCGAACGTCCAGGACGGCTGCGTCCTGCACTGCACCGAACGCCACCCGACGATCCTCGGGCCGTCGTCGGCGATCGGGCACGCGGTGCACGTCGAGGGGGCGACGATCGGCACGGGCTGCCTGATCGCCTCCGGCTCGGTGGTGCTGAACGGCTCGGTGATCGAGGACGGCGGCATGGTCGGCGCGGGCGCGGTGCTGTCGTACGGCTCACACGTGAAGACCGGCGAGATCGCGCTCGGCGTCCCCGCGAAGGTGCGGGAGAACAAGTCGTTCGGGCCGGAGAGCATCGCGATGGTGGTGGAGTCCTACGTCGAACGCGGGAAGCGGTTCCGGGCCGAACTGCGGCGGCTCGACCCGCTCGGGTGACGCCGGCCACGCCCGGTAAGCTCGCGGGCCGTGACCGCACGACCGCTGCAGGACATCGTCGAGGCAGGCTGGGCGAAAGCCCTCGAACCGGTGGCGCCGCAGGTCGCCGCGATGGGGGAGTTCCTCCGCGCGGAGATCGCCGCGGGCCGGACCTACCTGCCGGCGGGTGAGCACGTCCTGCGGGC
Protein-coding sequences here:
- a CDS encoding gamma carbonic anhydrase family protein; its protein translation is MPIYALGSLEPTIHPDAYVHPDATVIGDVRIGAHASVWPQTVLRGDHGYIEIGERSNVQDGCVLHCTERHPTILGPSSAIGHAVHVEGATIGTGCLIASGSVVLNGSVIEDGGMVGAGAVLSYGSHVKTGEIALGVPAKVRENKSFGPESIAMVVESYVERGKRFRAELRRLDPLG